One part of the Solanum dulcamara chromosome 3, daSolDulc1.2, whole genome shotgun sequence genome encodes these proteins:
- the LOC129881667 gene encoding uncharacterized protein LOC129881667: METNTSLRTLMFNDKIDTPNLADFLRVKQDNNNLAGLTLGAVLSNKRESSSSPVHHSNTTLLDIIRDDPNSSTRKTKKWKHFRNKLRLKPNISIQHHNNPITPVGGAEEISVSGSTSRILDETAESNGEEIGLELEDQPARMSLMALLTENDGDESAYMMEDGDEEEDELDDDDDNGVAGADADASSVAVAVAGEYNNCCVCMVRHKGAAFIPCGHTFCRLCSRELWVQRGNCPLCNNFILEVLDIF; encoded by the coding sequence ATGGAAACCAATACTAGTCTAAGAACTTTGATGTTTAATGATAAAATCGATACTCCAAACCTTGCAGATTTTCTCAGAGTCAAACAAGACAACAATAATCTTGCAGGCCTTACGTTAGGCGCTGTGTTGAGCAACAAACGagaatcttcttcttctcctgtTCACCACTCCAACACAACTCTTCTGGATATCATTCGAGACGATCCCAACAGCAGCACCAGAAAAACCAAGAAATGGAAACATTTCAGAAACAAACTCCGTCTCAAACCTAACATTTCCATTCAACACCATAACAATCCAATAACTCCGGTTGGTGGGGCGGAGGAGATATCTGTATCTGGGTCAACAAGTAGAATATTGGATGAAACTGCAGAGAGTAATGGAGAAGAAATTGGATTAGAGTTGGAGGATCAACCGGCGCGAATGTCATTGATGGCCCTGTTAACAGAGAATGATGGAGATGAGTCAGCCTATATGATGGAAGAcggagatgaagaagaagatgaattggatgatgatgatgataatggaGTTGCCGGCGCCGATGCCGATGCCAGCTCTGTTGCCGTTGCCGTTGCCGGAGAATATAACAATTGTTGTGTGTGTATGGTGAGACATAAGGGTGCTGCATTTATACCTTGTGGACATACATTTTGCAGGTTGTGTTCGAGGGAACTTTGGGTTCAAAGGGGTAATTGTCCACTCTGCAACAATTTTATACTAGAAGTTCTCGATATTTTCTGA